One stretch of Cohnella algarum DNA includes these proteins:
- a CDS encoding metal-sensitive transcriptional regulator: protein MAKSEPAERETNEIAAEAAKHGHGEHGEHGEHGEQGCGSECGTTRKSHHSDKVKSSLISRLNRIEGQVRGIKGLIEKDTYCDDVLHQIASVQAALNGVGKLLLEHHMKSCVIERIQEGDEDVVSELMTTIQKLMK, encoded by the coding sequence ATGGCGAAATCGGAACCGGCCGAACGCGAAACAAACGAAATCGCGGCCGAAGCCGCAAAGCATGGGCATGGCGAACATGGCGAACATGGCGAACATGGCGAGCAGGGGTGCGGCAGCGAATGCGGAACGACGCGAAAAAGTCACCATTCGGATAAAGTCAAGAGCAGCCTGATCAGCCGGCTGAACCGGATCGAGGGCCAGGTGCGCGGCATCAAGGGACTGATCGAGAAGGATACGTATTGCGACGACGTCCTTCACCAGATCGCCTCGGTGCAGGCCGCGCTGAACGGAGTAGGAAAGCTTTTGCTGGAGCACCATATGAAAAGCTGCGTCATCGAGCGGATCCAGGAAGGCGACGAGGACGTCGTATCGGAGCTGATGACGACGATCCAGAAGCTGATGAAGTAG
- a CDS encoding nucleotide sugar dehydrogenase, which translates to MNTRNITLSVIGLGYVGLPLALLFLEKGYRVIGIDRDPRKIEMLKRGESYLPDLTDETVRSALDRGFVIAADYDALAGAEAVVICVPTPLDERHEPDLSYLMEAARKLKDRLRSGQLVVLESSTYPGTTRKALLPVLEESGLAAGKDFYLGYSPERVDPGNRTHSLQNIPKIVSGVTKPCLEKVRELYGSVFADVIAVSTTEAAEMTKLLENAYRFVNISFINELAMICDQLKVDVWEIIDAAKTKPFGFSAFYPGPGIGGHCIPVDPIYLQWAVQQRGMDTGFIGLSRSVNHRMPAYIVEQIQARLSPLKPISDSSILIYGVAYKRNTNDVRDSGALEILKLLKKTGADVRYHDPYVPSIRIEEERMESVPLTDDSLESSDCVVVLTDHSCIPAARMMKRASLIYDTRNVFGESAGKAAIFRLGGGRS; encoded by the coding sequence ATGAATACGCGAAACATAACCCTATCCGTCATCGGGCTTGGTTATGTCGGCCTTCCGCTGGCCCTTCTGTTTCTGGAGAAGGGGTACAGGGTTATCGGCATTGACAGGGATCCCCGCAAAATCGAAATGCTGAAGCGGGGAGAAAGCTATCTGCCCGATCTGACGGACGAGACCGTTCGCTCCGCGTTGGATCGGGGCTTTGTAATCGCCGCCGATTACGATGCGCTGGCCGGGGCCGAAGCCGTCGTTATTTGCGTTCCCACCCCGCTGGACGAACGGCACGAACCGGATTTGAGCTATTTGATGGAGGCCGCGAGGAAATTGAAAGACAGGCTCCGGAGCGGGCAGCTTGTCGTTCTGGAAAGTTCGACTTACCCGGGAACGACAAGGAAAGCCTTGCTTCCGGTACTCGAGGAATCGGGGCTTGCGGCCGGCAAAGATTTTTATTTGGGATACTCTCCCGAGCGGGTCGATCCGGGCAACCGAACGCATTCGCTGCAAAATATCCCCAAAATCGTGAGCGGTGTCACCAAGCCCTGCCTGGAAAAAGTACGCGAACTTTACGGATCCGTGTTTGCCGACGTGATCGCCGTATCGACGACGGAAGCCGCCGAAATGACCAAGCTGCTTGAAAACGCCTACCGGTTCGTCAACATTTCTTTCATCAACGAACTGGCCATGATTTGCGACCAACTGAAGGTTGACGTTTGGGAAATTATCGACGCGGCAAAGACGAAGCCGTTCGGCTTCTCGGCCTTTTATCCGGGTCCGGGGATAGGCGGCCACTGCATTCCGGTAGATCCCATTTACCTGCAATGGGCCGTCCAGCAGCGCGGCATGGATACGGGCTTCATCGGTTTGTCCAGATCAGTCAATCACCGTATGCCCGCTTATATCGTCGAACAAATTCAAGCCAGGCTGTCTCCGCTGAAGCCAATAAGCGACTCCAGCATTCTTATATACGGAGTCGCTTATAAGCGCAATACGAACGACGTCCGGGATTCCGGGGCGCTGGAAATTTTGAAGCTGCTGAAAAAAACGGGCGCCGACGTCCGGTATCACGATCCCTATGTCCCTTCGATTCGGATTGAAGAGGAGCGCATGGAGAGCGTTCCGCTGACCGACGATAGCCTGGAGTCCTCAGATTGCGTCGTCGTGCTGACCGATCATTCCTGTATTCCCGCAGCACGGATGATGAAACGCGCGTCGCTCATTTACGATACCCGCAACGTATTCGGGGAATCGGCCGGCAAAGCCGCGATTTTCCGATTGGGAGGAGGCCGTTCATGA
- the cysC gene encoding adenylyl-sulfate kinase: protein MGKGATVWLTGLSGAGKTTICRLVERKLSEAGVPVERLDGDEVRSRLCPDLGFSREDRIRNIERVSYVAKLLTRHGVVVLASFISPYRSMRAFLRSEIDPFVEVYVKCPLEECIRRDVKGLYRKALAGSIPAFTGISDPYEEPDRPELVLDTEHETAEESAAKTIEYLKERGYVSV, encoded by the coding sequence TTGGGCAAAGGCGCAACCGTTTGGCTGACCGGCTTGTCCGGCGCGGGCAAAACGACGATTTGCCGGCTCGTCGAGCGGAAGCTTTCCGAAGCGGGCGTTCCGGTGGAACGCCTGGACGGAGATGAAGTCCGGAGCCGGCTGTGTCCGGATCTCGGCTTTTCCCGGGAAGACCGGATTCGGAACATCGAGCGCGTATCCTACGTCGCCAAGCTGCTGACGCGCCACGGCGTCGTGGTGCTGGCTTCGTTCATTTCGCCTTATCGTTCGATGCGGGCTTTTTTGCGCAGCGAAATCGACCCTTTCGTTGAAGTTTATGTCAAATGCCCGCTCGAGGAGTGCATTCGGCGGGACGTAAAAGGATTGTACCGGAAGGCGCTGGCCGGAAGCATCCCGGCGTTCACCGGGATTTCGGATCCGTACGAGGAGCCGGACCGTCCGGAGTTGGTCCTCGATACCGAACACGAGACGGCGGAGGAGAGCGCGGCGAAAACGATCGAATATTTGAAGGAGCGGGGATACGTTTCCGTTTGA
- a CDS encoding heavy metal translocating P-type ATPase: MESNMDSISAADAEKEIARFKLEGMTCAACANRIEKGISKMPGVASASVNFAMETARIEYAPGAVSVADMQRKVEQLGYKAVAEREGDKPDDRRDKELRRQKGKLIASALLSLPLLWSMVAHFSFTSWMYIPDLLMNPWVQLALATPVQFYIGKAFYVGAYKALRNKSANMDVLVALGTSAAYFYSLYLTVDWSLSGGGAHHAPSLYFETSAILITLVLLGKWFETLAKGRTSEAIRSLMKLRAKTAVVVRDGEERQVPAEEVVRGDIVLVRPGEKIPVDGEVLDGESAVDESMLTGESLPVAKKAGDAVFGATINKNGALRFRATKVGKDSALAQIIRVVEEAQGSKAPIQRVADVISGIFVPIVVAVAAAAFVAWYFFAAPGELSEALENAIAILVIACPCALGLATPTSIMAGSGRAAELGILFKGGEHLEQTHKIDTVVLDKTGTVTKGKPELTDVRAADDETEFLRLVGAAEKASEHPLAEAIVAGIRERGIGLPEAASFEALPGFGVKAEIEGKRIWIGTRRLMESLDVDASGAYEELEALERQGKTAMLAAVDGRFAGIVAVADTVKETSKAAVARLREMGIQVIMITGDNERTAKAIADQVGIAEVRAEVLPEQKAAEVRKLQALGRTVAMVGDGINDAPALATANVGMAVGTGTDVAMEAADVTLMRGDLSGIPDAIEMSRKTMRNIKQNLFWALGYNTLGIPVAAIGLLAPWVAGAAMALSSVSVVLNALRLQRAKVRS; this comes from the coding sequence ATGGAATCGAACATGGACTCGATCTCGGCCGCGGACGCGGAAAAAGAAATCGCCCGGTTCAAGCTCGAAGGAATGACCTGCGCCGCCTGCGCGAACCGAATCGAAAAAGGAATAAGCAAAATGCCCGGCGTCGCGAGCGCTTCCGTCAATTTCGCGATGGAAACCGCCCGGATCGAGTACGCGCCGGGAGCGGTATCCGTGGCGGACATGCAGCGCAAAGTCGAACAGCTCGGCTACAAGGCGGTTGCGGAGCGGGAGGGCGACAAGCCGGACGATCGCCGGGACAAAGAGCTTCGGCGGCAAAAAGGAAAGCTTATCGCGTCGGCGCTGCTCTCGCTGCCGCTGCTGTGGAGCATGGTCGCGCATTTTTCGTTCACCTCATGGATGTATATCCCGGATTTGCTGATGAATCCGTGGGTTCAGCTCGCATTGGCCACGCCGGTGCAGTTCTATATCGGAAAAGCGTTTTATGTCGGGGCGTACAAGGCGCTTCGGAACAAAAGCGCGAACATGGACGTGCTCGTCGCGCTGGGCACCTCGGCCGCCTATTTTTACAGCTTGTATTTGACGGTCGACTGGTCGTTAAGCGGAGGAGGCGCCCATCACGCTCCGTCGCTGTATTTTGAAACGAGCGCGATTCTGATTACCCTCGTGCTGCTCGGCAAATGGTTCGAAACGCTCGCCAAAGGCCGCACGTCGGAAGCGATCCGTTCGCTGATGAAGCTCCGGGCGAAAACGGCGGTCGTCGTTCGCGACGGAGAGGAACGGCAGGTCCCCGCGGAGGAAGTCGTCCGCGGCGATATCGTGCTCGTGCGTCCCGGCGAGAAGATTCCGGTGGACGGCGAAGTGCTCGACGGCGAATCGGCAGTGGACGAATCCATGCTGACGGGGGAAAGCCTTCCCGTCGCCAAAAAAGCCGGGGACGCCGTGTTCGGGGCGACGATCAACAAAAACGGCGCGCTGCGTTTCCGGGCGACGAAGGTCGGCAAGGATTCGGCGCTCGCGCAAATTATCCGGGTCGTCGAGGAGGCGCAAGGCTCGAAAGCTCCGATTCAGCGCGTCGCGGACGTCATCTCCGGCATTTTCGTTCCGATCGTCGTCGCCGTCGCCGCGGCCGCTTTTGTCGCGTGGTACTTCTTCGCGGCGCCGGGAGAACTTTCGGAAGCGCTCGAGAACGCGATCGCGATTCTCGTCATCGCCTGTCCCTGCGCGCTGGGCCTGGCGACGCCGACTTCGATCATGGCCGGATCGGGCCGGGCCGCGGAGCTCGGCATCCTGTTCAAGGGCGGCGAGCATCTGGAGCAAACCCATAAAATCGACACGGTCGTGCTGGACAAAACCGGAACCGTGACGAAAGGGAAGCCGGAGCTGACGGACGTTCGGGCCGCAGACGACGAAACGGAATTTCTCCGGCTCGTCGGCGCGGCGGAAAAAGCGTCGGAGCATCCGCTTGCGGAGGCGATCGTCGCCGGCATCCGGGAGCGCGGCATCGGGCTGCCGGAAGCGGCGTCCTTCGAAGCGCTGCCGGGCTTCGGCGTCAAGGCCGAAATCGAGGGCAAGCGCATCTGGATCGGAACGCGCCGTCTGATGGAGAGCCTTGACGTGGACGCAAGCGGCGCTTACGAAGAGCTGGAGGCGCTGGAGCGGCAGGGCAAGACCGCGATGCTGGCGGCGGTCGACGGGCGCTTCGCGGGCATCGTCGCGGTCGCGGATACGGTCAAGGAAACGTCGAAAGCCGCCGTCGCCAGGCTCCGCGAAATGGGCATTCAGGTCATCATGATCACGGGGGACAACGAGCGGACGGCGAAGGCGATCGCGGATCAGGTCGGCATCGCGGAAGTGCGGGCGGAGGTGCTGCCGGAGCAGAAGGCGGCGGAAGTCCGCAAGCTGCAAGCGCTCGGCCGAACGGTCGCGATGGTCGGGGACGGCATCAACGACGCGCCGGCGCTTGCGACGGCGAACGTCGGCATGGCCGTCGGAACCGGCACGGACGTCGCGATGGAAGCGGCGGACGTGACGCTCATGCGCGGCGATCTGTCGGGCATCCCGGACGCGATCGAAATGAGCCGCAAGACGATGCGCAACATCAAGCAAAATTTGTTCTGGGCGCTCGGGTACAACACGCTCGGCATCCCGGTGGCCGCCATCGGGCTGCTGGCCCCGTGGGTGGCCGGCGCGGCGATGGCGTTGAGCTCGGTCTCGGTCGTGCTGAACGCGCTCAGGCTGCAGCGGGCGAAAGTTCGCTCTTAG
- a CDS encoding glycosyltransferase, whose translation MRCLWIRVCACYESNATAARRAALNSALSAARGQWLMELDADDWLAPDCASAIAARARDDDRAGAIYADCVEWRELSGKRLVYAGTRSIAEPLDAWRLLEQPFPLAPRAFRIALLRRLGGWLVTDPFDGRLYEDLQMLARVMQERPLLRIPQALYNRRIRLSSVTQRNKANYPAWKAWMRETLLRERPDD comes from the coding sequence ATCCGCTGCTTATGGATTCGCGTGTGCGCGTGCTACGAATCGAACGCAACCGCGGCAAGGCGCGCCGCCTTGAATTCGGCTTTATCGGCCGCCAGAGGCCAATGGCTGATGGAACTCGACGCGGACGACTGGCTGGCGCCGGATTGCGCCTCCGCCATTGCGGCTCGCGCCCGGGACGACGACCGGGCGGGCGCCATCTACGCCGACTGCGTCGAATGGCGGGAACTGTCCGGCAAACGACTGGTCTACGCCGGAACCCGAAGCATTGCGGAGCCTCTCGACGCCTGGCGGCTGCTGGAACAGCCCTTTCCGCTCGCGCCGAGAGCTTTTCGCATCGCATTGCTGAGACGGCTGGGAGGATGGCTGGTGACGGATCCGTTCGACGGCCGATTGTACGAAGATTTGCAGATGCTTGCCCGCGTCATGCAGGAGCGACCTTTGCTCCGGATTCCCCAGGCCCTGTATAACAGACGGATCCGGCTATCCAGCGTAACCCAGCGAAACAAGGCGAACTACCCGGC
- a CDS encoding glycosyltransferase, whose product MSVVIYPPTLDWHWMKQRPQQLMRRLAAAGHTVYFCNRTQAARPVQTVEPDLHVVHDHERWLSEQWPAIRRSARGKIGVWCSLPFRVREATRDYAPDWLVYDCADEMAEWLRYEKEAVAAADAVVCSSARLKERLARSYPDKRIELVRNGYDRAMNLHAGPPGAEADPAVSEPGKRRIGYIGAWAPWIDVPLVRELARLPDAEVVAVGPEFGRKYGPTAGSVRFVGLKPHEELPGYIRSFSVCVIPFRVTPLTLAVNPVKAYEYLAAGKPVVSAALPECGLMAPHVDIAPDRPSFVQAVSRRLESPGDGEERRRFALANSWERRGAAIAALIGELESR is encoded by the coding sequence ATGAGCGTGGTGATCTATCCGCCGACGCTGGATTGGCATTGGATGAAGCAGCGTCCGCAGCAGCTGATGCGGCGGTTGGCGGCGGCCGGGCATACCGTTTATTTCTGCAACCGGACGCAAGCGGCCCGTCCCGTTCAGACGGTCGAGCCCGATTTGCATGTCGTTCACGATCATGAACGTTGGTTATCGGAACAATGGCCGGCCATCCGCCGTTCCGCTCGCGGGAAGATCGGCGTCTGGTGCAGCCTTCCGTTTCGGGTTCGCGAAGCCACGCGGGATTACGCGCCCGACTGGCTCGTTTACGATTGCGCGGACGAGATGGCCGAATGGCTGCGTTACGAAAAAGAAGCGGTCGCGGCGGCGGATGCCGTCGTCTGCTCGTCCGCGCGGCTTAAGGAGCGGCTTGCGCGCAGCTATCCGGACAAGCGGATCGAGCTCGTCCGCAACGGGTACGATCGGGCGATGAACTTGCACGCAGGCCCGCCGGGCGCAGAAGCGGACCCCGCGGTATCGGAGCCGGGGAAGCGGCGCATCGGTTACATCGGCGCGTGGGCGCCGTGGATCGACGTGCCGCTCGTGCGCGAGCTGGCTCGTCTTCCGGATGCCGAAGTCGTTGCGGTCGGCCCGGAATTCGGACGGAAATACGGGCCGACGGCCGGCTCCGTCCGGTTCGTCGGGCTAAAGCCGCACGAGGAGCTGCCCGGCTATATCCGGAGCTTTTCCGTTTGCGTCATCCCGTTTCGCGTTACGCCGCTTACGCTTGCGGTGAATCCGGTCAAAGCCTACGAATATTTGGCGGCCGGAAAGCCGGTCGTGTCCGCCGCTTTGCCGGAATGCGGACTGATGGCGCCGCACGTCGACATTGCGCCCGACCGGCCGTCATTCGTCCAAGCGGTATCGAGGCGGCTCGAATCGCCGGGAGACGGCGAAGAGCGCAGGCGATTCGCGCTGGCCAATTCGTGGGAACGCAGGGGAGCGGCTATCGCGGCGCTGATCGGCGAGCTCGAGAGCCGTTGA